One Trichormus variabilis 0441 genomic window, ATATTCTGCAAAGTCAAAATGTCATTAGTCGGTGGTCAGTGGTCAATAGAGACAATAGAGACGTTGCACTGCAACGTCTCTATATTGTCCCCAAATCCCAATTTCTATCTTCACCCTTGATGAATTTCTCCCAACAAAACTTCTTGTGGTGCGCCTGTGGCTGTTGGTAAGTTGCCTGGGATGCCTAATTGTCGCCAGTGAGCTAAAACAGCAAAAGCGATCGCTTCTTTAAAGTCGGCACTCACACCTGCTTCATCAGTGGTCAAGACGGGGATTGTTTCTAACGCTAACTGTAATCTTTGTTTTAAATACAAATTACGGCTACCACCGCCACATAAAAATACACGTTGTGGCATTTGTGGTAAAAAAGTACGGTAACTGTGAACAATGGAAGCTACAGTTAGTTCTGTGAGTGTTGCTAGCATATCAGCTGGACTAAGTTGGTATGGTTCCGCATCTTGGAAACATTGATTTAAGTAAGCTACGCCAAACAATTCTCGACCAGTCGATTTAGGGGGTGAGAGATGGAAATATTCATGGGTGAGCCATTTTTCTACTAAAGGATAGCAAGGAGTTCCACTGGCTGCCCATTGACCATCTTCATCATAGGTTTTGGCACCAGCCGTCAGACGTTCTACTGCTAAATCTAGTAAGCTATTACTTGGGCCTGTATCCCAACCACGAATTTGTGAAAGCCAGCCATCAGTACGCGCTGGGATATAAGCGAGGTTACCAATACCACCTAAATTTTGAATACAACGACTCTCATGGGGATGACTCAGTAAAAAGGCATCGACTCTGGGAACTAGGGGTGCGCCATGACCACCAACGGCGATATCAGCAACACGAAAATTACTGACAGTTGTAATTCCCGTTAAATAGGCAATCATCTCACCACGACCAAGCTGGAGAGTATAGCCAAGGGTTTTCTTCCCTACTCCTGCTTCTTTTGGTGGTCGATGATATACAGTTTGACCATGAGAACCTATTAAATTTACTGGCTGATAACCTATTTGAATATTTTGAGCAGCTTGGGCGAAAGCTAAGGCGATCGCATCATCCATATCTGCAAGTTCCAACATGGAAATAGCTTCGCCTGCACAAACTGCCAATATGCGTTCTCTTAACTCCGCAGGATAAGGATATGTTTTTCCTGCTAATAATTCAACTTTCAGATCCAATTCTGTGCCAGTAATCTCTACTAAGGCGGCATCTATACCATCTACAGATGTGCCACTGATTAAACCGATAACACGGCTAGGAAGGGCAGATGCTTGAGAAGAATACATGATTAAGTGTTGCTAATTGCCAGGGGTAGTCTAATTGATACTTGCCTTTTTGTCAAAAACTTAAATTTTCATATTGTCTTTATGAAAACAATATCGGTTCTGACCTATTTATTAACTGTCAAATTCATATTACCTTCAAGATTCCTCATCTTTAGACAGAATTTTATCTAATTACAATTTTATTTCACATTTCTTTTAAATTGCTGGGTAAAATTCTTCAAAATAGTCAATATTTTTACTTATTGATGTTATGCAGTAAAGTACTAATTTGTGCATATATGCTTTTCACGAAAGTCTAGTATTTATATCCTGTTTTTCAATCTTAATTACTCACAGAATTAAGTAGTGTTTACTAATGAGACAAAAGCAGAGTTCAAAATTATGATTCTTAAAAAACTTGTTTGTGCCACATTACTCTCGACATCAGCAATCACTTCATTCATCTATGCTGGCTCTGCTCATGCTATTGGCTTCAAGGTAGAAACAGGTGTTGCTGGTCCTAATGGTGTTACCAATCAAGGTGCTTATTCTCAGTTTTGGCAAGATTCAGGTGTAACAACTATTGATTTCAACAATGGTGTAGCACCAACCACAGGTTTTGCTAAATATTCATTTGAAAATGGCGGAAGTAGTAGTGTAAGAAAAGACCAATGGGCCCCAGCAGGGCCAAACGGAGAAGTAAATGATACAAGCTACTTGGCTGTTTTCAATGGTGATAAAGTGACCATTAACTTAGATAGCTATCTAAATTATTTTGGTATTGACTGGGGTGCGATCAGTAACAATAATACCTTCTCTTTTTATAATGGTGACACTCTGATAAAGTCTTTTACTACTCAAGATGTTAATACCGTAGCTCCTATTAGTGCTGCACAGCACGGTGGAGAACGTAATGGCTACCTTCATTTCTATGCTGAAAGCCGTAATGATCTTTTCAACAAGATTGTCATCTCTCAAGCTAGTACTGATGGTGGTGGGTTTGAAAGTGACAACCACTCTTTTAAGATTGGAAATGGCAGATTTAAAGGTTTTGATCCCCAATCTGTTCCTGAACCTGGTATGACTTTAGGGATGCTAGCTGTTGGTGGTTTGTTCTTACGTCAACACAAAAAGCAAAAATTGCAAAGTGCTAGCAAATCTTAATCTGATTTGAGTCCGAGAATTGGTAATTTTGAAGTAACTAAATAGAGATTATTTTTTCTCCATGATGCTTTTACAGTGTCTGGAGATAATTTTTATTTATAGTTAGTAGGGTGCGTCAGTATGAGTAATTTCCTGGTACAACTAGGTTTTCTCGCAAGTAGCGCGCCCTACGTTTTGGATATTTTTTATCTGGAAGTCCCTTACACCCTAAAACCAGTGTTTGAGAAAGCATAACTGTCTACACCTTTCAACCATGCTCTCTCATCTTTCGGCGTGCTGCTTCTAATAATAAGCGGTGTTCGGCACGAGCGATCGCCTGATATGTCCTCTCTACTGCTTCTGGTTCTACGGAAATCGATGTGATACCCCATTGCACCAATTGATCGATGATTTCTGGATATATTGCTGGCGCTTGTCCGCAGATAGAACAAGGGATGCCGGCTGTGTGGGACATTTGGATTAGTTGGGCAATAGCAGCCATCACGGCCGGGTGGCGTTCATTTAAAGCTTTGGTGATGCCGCTTTGTTCCCTGTCTGCGCCTAATAGCAGTTGTGTCAAGTCGTTTGTGCCAATGGATATACCTGCTACGCCAGCTTTGACATATTCTGGTAGCAAAAATAAGACACTGGGAACTTCTGCCATCATCCAGAGTTGAAACTGGGGAATTTGGGTAAGTCCGAATTGTTCTGCTTTTTGGCGACAGAAGGTAAATTCTGCTACGCTGCGAACGAAGGGTAATAAAAGGTGAATGTTATCGTAACCAGCTTTTTGAGCATTAGCGATCGCTGTGAGTTCTAATTCAAAAACACCAGAATTACGAACATAACTCAATGTACCGCGATCGCCCAAAATTGACTGAGGTGCAGATTGAGAATTATTTGCTGATAACTCATGCGATCGCCAATCCAAAGAGCGATAAAAAACGGGGCGTGGGGCAAAGGCACGGGCAAACTGGATAATCTGCTTAGATAATTGCTCTAATAATTCTGATTTTCGCCCATCCAAAAGCCAAAAATTTGGATGCTGACCTTTAAGTAAAGGTAGTAACATCAATTCTGAGCGCAATAATCCCACCCCATCTACAGGCAAGTTCTGCACCTGTTCAATTAGACTAGGTTGACTAAGGTTAACCAGCAGTTGGGTAGCAATCATTGGCATTTGCCTGCTAACAACAGGGTGAAATGGTGGAGTCGGAGGTTGCTGGTGTAGATTTTCTACCGTAGTGGCTTCGTCTGCTTTTAGTAAATATACCTCTCCACGATCGCCATCTATTAGCAATCGTTCACCATTGGGAATTACTAAGGTGGCATCTGCTACATTCACAACGGCTGGAATGCCCAATTCCCTGGACAAAATCGCTGCATGACTGGTTACTCCTCCTTGGGCTGTGACGATACCAACGGCTTGTTCTAGTAACGGCAACCAATCAGGTGTAATTGCTGGTACTACTAAAATTACGCCTTTAGGTAGTTGTTCTGGTTTCCGTTGGGAGTCGGTGACAACATAAGCATTGGCGGTGACACGTCCTCTAGCCGCCCCAGTACCCTTGATAAAACGTATACTGGGTATTGCAGATTGGGGAGTACTCACTTGCGTCATGTAGAGACAGGGGGTGGAGTTTTCCTCGGTAATTGTCCATTCGATAGTAAAACTGTTACCTAGTTCGCTTTTTAGTTGATGCCCCAAGGTAATTACTTGTTGTAGGTATTCTTCAGTTAAAGCATATTGTTGCTGGTGTGACTCTTCCACTGAATACGCGCCTACACGAAGGTTATCTAATTTGAATACCTCTTTTTTGGATAGTTCAGCACCATTCAATTCTGAACTACCTAGACGATAAGCGAACATTTTATTTCCCAGATGTCTTTCCAAAACAATACCTGTTTCCTGCTGAACGTGGTATGTATCTGGTATAACTTCGCCCTGAGACAAGGCTAATCCTAATCCCCATGTAGCTTGGATTTTATAGCCTGAAGAGTTAGCGATTAATAAACCACTGGCGATCGCATTTTCTACTGGCTGTACTAAGATGGCTAGATTAACTTCTTGGAGGTTAACTCCCATACGCTGCCAATATAGCAAGCTTCTGGCGCGAAAAAGTTGACTCCAGGTATGCTTGAGAGTGTGAGCTATCGCATCTTCATTACAGTAACAGAAAGCAGCATCCAATAATCCAGATGTGTTTCCTAACCTGTGGGTTTTCGTTGCTAGTGTTAAACTGGGACGAAAAATTAAAAAGTTAGTTTGCCATTCCCTCGCGGTAGTAAGAATTGTATTCACCCACTGTGATGGTACAGTTGCATGAATAATTTCCTGGCGTAAACGCCCAGCCACCTGCTGGAGTTGTCGCCAGTTGGCTACATCTAAATGCAAGGAAGAATTGGGTAAGTTAGCGACCAATGATTCTGAACTGTTGAGAGTTTCTAGAAATAATCGCAAAACTTCTTCAGACACTACAAACCCAGGAACAACGGGGTAGCCGCGCTGCTTGATTCTACTTAAATAGAACGCTTTGTCACCTACTTTAGCGCGGTCTTGTAATTTAATTTGGTCAAGCCAGTAGAGTTTATCCACTCAATTTTTTTGATTGTCAGTTTGCCAGGAGAAGCTTTTATATTTATGGTTAGTAGTTGCACTATCCCCTTTGTTAATTCCCTCCTTCATAAGTATTTTTTGATGATTAAGGGACTTGGAGATAAGAAAATATCCAAAGTGTGAGGTGCGTCAGTGGGATAGAACCTAACTATACTCAGAAATGATTCATACTGAAGCACCCTACCAAACCATCAATTTCGGATAATTTATTTTCTGGTGTTCCCTAACTTCAAATTATCTATAAAAAATCACTCAATAATCAAGTGTCGCCATAGGTTAGCTGAGATCATCAATATTGCCATAAATTATTACTAAAATTCTATAGGACTAGTATTTGATTTCTGAAATATACGTAGGGTGGGCATCGCCCACCAAAACCATGATACGGTGGGCGATGCCCACCCTACAGATACTTAAATATTTTCAAAAATCAAATATGATTCCTATATCTATCCCTCTAATAATTAGATTATCTAGAGATTAATAATAGCAAAATCACTATTTTTCACTATTGAGAAATTAATCTGGAGTGCCGTTATTATTGGATTAATGTAGAAATATAAACTTTTAAATAAAAAATATACAATATAAATAGAATGTTTTTCAAAATTTGCGGATATAAGTTATACATGACATAGAGTATGTTTTCTTATATCAGAGATAAAATTGCTAGATAACTACTACCTGGAACCAGACGATTTTTTCAAGCTGATCTTTCGGCTTTTCTTAGCTTTACTTATTGGAGCTATTATCGGCATAGAAAGAGAACGACGGCGTAAACCAGCAGGCTTAAGAACTCATATGTTGGTTAGCTTTGGGTCTGCCATATTTGTTGTTATACCTTTACAAATTATCTCCATACAATCACACCCAGAAGTGGTTAGCCGAGTAATTCAAGGTATTGCGGCTGGTGTGGGATTTCTCGGTGCTGGTGAAATTGTCCGCGAATCTTCACAAGTATCACAACGTCTGGAAGTTCATGGACTTACCTCAGCAGCAGCTATCTGGGTTTCCTCTGGGTTGGGAATTGCTGCTGGTTGTGGTTTATGGCAATTAAGTTTAGTTGGAGCTATCATAACTTTTGCGATTTTAAATATTTTTAAGAGATTAGAAAATAGTTAATCATTTAAGTTTTTATCAAATAAATTTAATGCCTTGGCAAATGCAGGTTCTTCTGCTTGAATTTGCATAATCGATTTAACTAAATAAATAAAATTCCAATCGAGTTGATTATCGTTTTCAATTGTTTTACTAGCCGCATAAAAGCTCGCATCATCAATGCTTAATTCATTTGTAGTGCCAGTTTGAAATCCTGAGAATTTTTTATCCCAAGATAGTGATTGACCACGCAAAGTCAATTGAAACCAGGAAATTTCGTCATCTTCAAACTCAAAAAAAACATCAAAATATGGTTCTTCACCTTGAAACCAAATTCTAATTTTCCCTTCATTTTGACTTTTCTTGAGTAGTTTATTTTCAATTTTTATTAATGATTTACCCAGTGATATAATTTCATTTTCACTTAATAGATTATCGGTATTTTTCATACTTAAAGATGAGAATTATTTTAATAATTCAAGATAATGAATGCCATATTTATGGGAATCCTGATGAGGCTTAAAGAAGCTGATTATTTAATTTTATCTAATAGAATTTGATGTAGATATTTTACCTTGCTCGACAAAAAGAATTTGCGATGAATTTAACCACTGGGCATCAAAAGAACTGAGGTGAGTAGTAGTAATTAATGTTTGAAATCTGTCTTGAATCGTATCCAGTAATTGATTTTGGCGGGATGGATCTAATTCAGCCAAAACATCATCAAGTAATAGTAAAGGTGGCTCTTTAACAACTTCCTCAATTAATTGCAGCTCTGCGAGTTTGAGAGCTAATACCAGCGTGCGTTGCTGACCCTGAGAACCGTATTGACGGGCTGGAGTTTGATTGATGGTTAATTCTACTTCGTCCCGATGGGGGCCGACAAGGGTGGTACCTCGGTACATTTCGGGAACGGCTCTTTGCTGTAACTGGCTTAAAAAAGCTTGCTGCACCTGTTCTGGTTGATTTTGCATCAACTGCACATTAGGCGTATAGCTGATTTGCAGAACCTCTGTACTGCCGCTAATACTGGTGTGCCAAGCGGTAGCTAGGGGGGCAAGTCGAGCTAATGCGCGATCACGTCTTCTAATTACCTTTGTTCCGGTAGTAACTAATTGCGCGTCCCAAATAGCTAGGGCTGAGTCCTGAGTAGTGAGTGCTGAGTCTTGCAACTTCTTTAGATAGGCATTGCGTTGCCGTAACACCTGATTATATTGCTGCAAAATATGAGCATAAACTGGCTCAAGTTGAATCAGGAGAGTATCCAGCCAGTTGCGCCGGACTTCAGGGCTACCACGCACCAGTTCTAAATCCAAGCTGGAGAACTGCACCGCATTTAACACACCTAAAAAATCCATTTGTCGCCGCAGTGATTCACCATTGAGGGCGACAGTGCGGCGACCATTACGCCGCAGAATCAGACTGAGGTCACTAACCCCCGTGTCTCGCTCTAACGTGGCGTTTATTTGGGCTAGTGGTTCTTCCTCCTGGACTAAATCGCGATCGCGTGCCATCCGGTGCGATCGCAATGTTGCCAATAACTCCACCGCCTCCAACAAATTCGACTTTCCCTGAGCGTTATTACCCACCAAAATAGTTTTGGCGGCCGTAAACTCAACCTTTTGGTCATAGTAGTTGCGAAAATGTCGGAGGTGCAGAGTCTTTAGGTACATAAAGGGGATTGAGGATTAGGGATTGGGGATTGGAGACTAGGGATTGGGGATTGGGGATTGGGGATGAAAATTTACCCCTGCTTCCCCTGCCTCCCCTGCCTCCCCTGCCTCCCCTGCCTTCTTCCTGCCTTCTCACACACTCCTTTTGCCCATAAAGCGGAAGAATAACTTCTCCATCTCCACCCAAACAAACATCAAGGCACTGAAGCCGACGCAAATCGCTAATTCGTCAAGTGGTAGCCAGTGAGTACCAAAGAAATCTCGTAGGGGTGGAACATAGACAAGCATGAGTTGCAAAATTGTTGTGACAACTACAGCCCCTAATACGTAAGGATTGGAGACAGGATTCATCTCTATTGTGAGTTGGTTATTGGAGCGAATGGCGATCGCATGACCCATTTGAGCAATACACAGAGATGTAAAGACCATTGTTTTCCAACGTTCAGGATCGAGTCCTGGCCCTGTCACTGCGTGGGAATGATCATAAGCCCATTTCATCAGAATAATGGTGATGATGGCAAAGATAATCCCGATACGCACCATGTAGGAACCCAAGCCTCTAGCAAAGATGCTTTCACGGGGGCTAAAGGGTGGGCGCTTCATCACATCAGGTTCGGGAGGTTCCACAGCTAAAGCTAAGGCTGGTAAACCGTCTGTCACCAAGTTCATCCAAAGGATTTGTAGGGGTGTTAAGGGTACTCCTCCCAAACCCAGGAGAGGCGCTGCGGCAATGGTGAGGACTTCACCGATGTTGCTGCCCAGGATGTATTTGATAAAGCGGCGGATGTTGGTGTAAACTACCCTACCTTCCTTCGTGGCGGTGACAATAGTAGCGAAGTTGTCATCGAGTAGCACCATATCACTGGCTTCTTTACTCACATCTGTGCCGGTAATACCCATAGCGATGCCAATATCAGCTTGTTTGAGGGCTGGGGCATCGTTCACACCGTCCCCTGTCATGGCGACGAATCTACCGCGACGTTGCAGGGCTTGGACAATCCGCAATTTGTGTTCTGGAGATACCCGTGCATAAATGCTTACTAGGTCTACTTGCTGTTCTAATTCCTGGTCATTCATCCGTTGTAATTCTTGACCAGTGAGAACTCTGTCACCTTCTTGGGCAATACCCAGGTCTGTGGCGATCGCTCGTGCTGTAAGTTGATGGTCGCCTGTAATCATAATGGGGCGAATACCAGCTTCTCGACACTCTTGGACTGCTGCCCGGACTTCGGGACGCGGGGCATCTAGCATCCCCACCAAGCCCAGCCAAACCATTCCTTGTTCTGATGTCTCATCCGACCCTTCCGGCGGCACTTCTGCCAGGGGTTTGTAGGCAAAACCTAATACCCGCAGACCTTTACTCGCCATTTGGTCATTTGCTGCCAAAATTTGTTGGCGTTGTTCGTCATTGAGGTGGTCTGAGTTTGCACCCAAGTGAATGGCTGTGCAGCGTGCCAAAATCAACTCTGGGGAACCCTTGGTAAACATGATGTAAGGTTCGCTGTTGACCAAACCCGCCAAGGTGGGGTCAACTGCTGTCATTGTCGGTTCACCTGTGGCTACTTTCTCCACCTGAGAAATGACACTCATGCGTTTACGTTCCGAGGAGAAGGGAAACTCGCTCACACGGGGTAACTTATAGTTCCACTGGTCTTTTTCAATGCCTGCTTTGCCTGCCAATGTTACTAATGCCCCTTCTGTGGGGTCACCTAAGATCATCCATTCCCCTGCTTCTTTTTGTAGTACTGAGTCGTTACAGACAGCACAAGCAACTAACAAAGCGGGAATTTCGGGATAATCTTCCGCCTGCACGTTTTGACCATCTAGGTGAAACTCACCCACTGGGGCATAACCTTCACCTGTAACGCGAAAAGTTTGATGGTTTGTGTAGATTGACTGCACTACCATTTTGTTTTGGGTGAGTGTCCCGGTTTTATCAGAACAAATGGTAGTGACAGAACCCAAAGTTTCTACGGCTGGTAGTTTACGAATTAAGGCATTGCGCCGCACCATGCGCTGGGTTCCCAATGCCAAGGTAACTGTAATTACGGCGGGTAAACCTTCGGGAACTACGGCTACTGCCATACTCAAGGAAACTTCTAATAAGTCTCTCAGGGGGCTAAAATTCCCTGCTTGAATGACACCACCCACAACGACAATCGCCACCAACACCAAGGAACCGCTTACTAGAACATTCCCTAGCTGAGTCATCCGTTGTTGTAAGGGGGTAGGTTCACTTTCCACCGACTGCAACATGGTGGCGATTTTGCCTAGTTCCGTGGTCATGCCAGTATTAGTTACTAGCACCTTGCCACGCCCTTGGACTACTTCCGTACCTTGGTAAACTACATTAATGCGATCGCCTAAAGATGTATCTTCTGGTAGTTGTAAAGATGCTTGTTTATTTACGGCTTCCGCTTCACCTGTTAAAGCCGATTCCCGCACCTGTAAATTAGCTTGTTCAATCAAGCGACCATCGGCGGAGATTTGCACCCCAGCCTCTAACAGCATCACATCTCCTGGGACTATATCTTTGGCTGCTACATCCACCAACTTGCTACCACGAATGACCCGCACAGAAGGAGAGGCAAGTTTTTTCAGTGCCGCTAGAGCTTGTTCAGCACGGCTTTCTTGAACATAACCGAGAATACCATTGAGGATGACAATCGCTAAGATGGCGATCGTATCTTTGAACGGTATTTCCCCAGGCTTGAGTTCACCTGCTTGCCAAGAGATAAAATCTAAAGACCCAGAAATAAAAGCAACTGCAATCAGCATCAACAACATAATGTTCTTGAACTGATCAAACAGAATCTCCCAAGCGCTACGGCCTCCATGTTCTTCTAGTTCGTTGGGGCCATATTTTTGCAACCGTTGTTCAACTTCTTCGGTTGTCAAGCCACTGTCTGCATTACTATTGAGCAGTCCTAGTGCTTTATCAACTTCCAAGCTGTGCCAAGTAGTGGAACTTTCAGGCAGAGAATTAGCAGACATTGTGTAAGTCACAGAAAATGGTTACAAAATTCGATCATAATTTAGTGATGGACGGAAAACCATCCACCAAAGTTACATTACATCTATTGTCTAGATGTAGGAGTAATAACGTAAGTCACTACTGATCTAGGGAAGAGATGGTATTTGGTTATGGATAATAGGTCATAGTTTTTTCCTAAGTTACCAATTACCCTCCGGTTTCGCCAGTCCCCTACGGCGGGAAACCCGCCTACAGGGCTGGACTCACCAATTACCAGTTACCCTCTAGACAAAAGTTAATCTATTTCCTTGTGGTGCATATGTATTATTTCTTCAGCCAGAGTTTTCTGGAAGACATTTTACTGATAATTGAGAATAACACCCAGTCTGATTTTGGATTACAAATGCCATGCCACAATTAATTTTAGGCGTGCTAACCGTTAAATAAATATGCTTAATATGAGTTTTGCACCCACCAGTTTGACAGTTAGCCAAATGTCAGGGACAAGGACAATTAGACCATTGACTGCTGCTACTTTATGTGGCATTGCTTTTATCCAAGATAGACTGATCGCCATTGACAGTATCAAGGGACATTTACTAGAAATTGACCCCAAAACCGATAACAGCAAGATTCTCAATCCTCACCAAGCCAAAGAGTTTACGGACGTAACCGGGTTAGCTGTTTGGGAGGACGAGCTGTGGGTAACTCGCGGTAACAGTGTGTATGTATCTAAGCTCTCATCTTTAGGCTTGGAACATTTTGTCACGTTACCTTATAGCGCGGACGGTGTTGCCGTTTGGCAATCAACAGTTTACGTTAGTTGCCATAGATTAGGCTACATCCTGATTTTTGACCGCGATACCCGTAAAGAGATTACCAGATTTTATGCTCCTGGGGTTGGGATCGAAAATTTAGCGGTGAATGGCAATACCCTGTGGGTATGCGATCGCACCGAACAAACAGTCTACTCTATGGATAGGGCAACTGGGGAGGTAAAATTCAGTGTTTTAACCCCCTTTGAATCACCTACAGGCATAGCATTAAACGTAGATGCCG contains:
- a CDS encoding putative PEP-binding protein — its product is MDKLYWLDQIKLQDRAKVGDKAFYLSRIKQRGYPVVPGFVVSEEVLRLFLETLNSSESLVANLPNSSLHLDVANWRQLQQVAGRLRQEIIHATVPSQWVNTILTTAREWQTNFLIFRPSLTLATKTHRLGNTSGLLDAAFCYCNEDAIAHTLKHTWSQLFRARSLLYWQRMGVNLQEVNLAILVQPVENAIASGLLIANSSGYKIQATWGLGLALSQGEVIPDTYHVQQETGIVLERHLGNKMFAYRLGSSELNGAELSKKEVFKLDNLRVGAYSVEESHQQQYALTEEYLQQVITLGHQLKSELGNSFTIEWTITEENSTPCLYMTQVSTPQSAIPSIRFIKGTGAARGRVTANAYVVTDSQRKPEQLPKGVILVVPAITPDWLPLLEQAVGIVTAQGGVTSHAAILSRELGIPAVVNVADATLVIPNGERLLIDGDRGEVYLLKADEATTVENLHQQPPTPPFHPVVSRQMPMIATQLLVNLSQPSLIEQVQNLPVDGVGLLRSELMLLPLLKGQHPNFWLLDGRKSELLEQLSKQIIQFARAFAPRPVFYRSLDWRSHELSANNSQSAPQSILGDRGTLSYVRNSGVFELELTAIANAQKAGYDNIHLLLPFVRSVAEFTFCRQKAEQFGLTQIPQFQLWMMAEVPSVLFLLPEYVKAGVAGISIGTNDLTQLLLGADREQSGITKALNERHPAVMAAIAQLIQMSHTAGIPCSICGQAPAIYPEIIDQLVQWGITSISVEPEAVERTYQAIARAEHRLLLEAARRKMREHG
- a CDS encoding MgtC/SapB family protein, giving the protein MLDNYYLEPDDFFKLIFRLFLALLIGAIIGIERERRRKPAGLRTHMLVSFGSAIFVVIPLQIISIQSHPEVVSRVIQGIAAGVGFLGAGEIVRESSQVSQRLEVHGLTSAAAIWVSSGLGIAAGCGLWQLSLVGAIITFAILNIFKRLENS
- a CDS encoding cation-translocating P-type ATPase yields the protein MSANSLPESSTTWHSLEVDKALGLLNSNADSGLTTEEVEQRLQKYGPNELEEHGGRSAWEILFDQFKNIMLLMLIAVAFISGSLDFISWQAGELKPGEIPFKDTIAILAIVILNGILGYVQESRAEQALAALKKLASPSVRVIRGSKLVDVAAKDIVPGDVMLLEAGVQISADGRLIEQANLQVRESALTGEAEAVNKQASLQLPEDTSLGDRINVVYQGTEVVQGRGKVLVTNTGMTTELGKIATMLQSVESEPTPLQQRMTQLGNVLVSGSLVLVAIVVVGGVIQAGNFSPLRDLLEVSLSMAVAVVPEGLPAVITVTLALGTQRMVRRNALIRKLPAVETLGSVTTICSDKTGTLTQNKMVVQSIYTNHQTFRVTGEGYAPVGEFHLDGQNVQAEDYPEIPALLVACAVCNDSVLQKEAGEWMILGDPTEGALVTLAGKAGIEKDQWNYKLPRVSEFPFSSERKRMSVISQVEKVATGEPTMTAVDPTLAGLVNSEPYIMFTKGSPELILARCTAIHLGANSDHLNDEQRQQILAANDQMASKGLRVLGFAYKPLAEVPPEGSDETSEQGMVWLGLVGMLDAPRPEVRAAVQECREAGIRPIMITGDHQLTARAIATDLGIAQEGDRVLTGQELQRMNDQELEQQVDLVSIYARVSPEHKLRIVQALQRRGRFVAMTGDGVNDAPALKQADIGIAMGITGTDVSKEASDMVLLDDNFATIVTATKEGRVVYTNIRRFIKYILGSNIGEVLTIAAAPLLGLGGVPLTPLQILWMNLVTDGLPALALAVEPPEPDVMKRPPFSPRESIFARGLGSYMVRIGIIFAIITIILMKWAYDHSHAVTGPGLDPERWKTMVFTSLCIAQMGHAIAIRSNNQLTIEMNPVSNPYVLGAVVVTTILQLMLVYVPPLRDFFGTHWLPLDELAICVGFSALMFVWVEMEKLFFRFMGKRSV
- a CDS encoding anhydro-N-acetylmuramic acid kinase — translated: MYSSQASALPSRVIGLISGTSVDGIDAALVEITGTELDLKVELLAGKTYPYPAELRERILAVCAGEAISMLELADMDDAIALAFAQAAQNIQIGYQPVNLIGSHGQTVYHRPPKEAGVGKKTLGYTLQLGRGEMIAYLTGITTVSNFRVADIAVGGHGAPLVPRVDAFLLSHPHESRCIQNLGGIGNLAYIPARTDGWLSQIRGWDTGPSNSLLDLAVERLTAGAKTYDEDGQWAASGTPCYPLVEKWLTHEYFHLSPPKSTGRELFGVAYLNQCFQDAEPYQLSPADMLATLTELTVASIVHSYRTFLPQMPQRVFLCGGGSRNLYLKQRLQLALETIPVLTTDEAGVSADFKEAIAFAVLAHWRQLGIPGNLPTATGAPQEVLLGEIHQG
- the recF gene encoding DNA replication/repair protein RecF (All proteins in this family for which functions are known are DNA-binding proteins that assist the filamentation of RecA onto DNA for the initiation of recombination or recombinational repair.), yielding MYLKTLHLRHFRNYYDQKVEFTAAKTILVGNNAQGKSNLLEAVELLATLRSHRMARDRDLVQEEEPLAQINATLERDTGVSDLSLILRRNGRRTVALNGESLRRQMDFLGVLNAVQFSSLDLELVRGSPEVRRNWLDTLLIQLEPVYAHILQQYNQVLRQRNAYLKKLQDSALTTQDSALAIWDAQLVTTGTKVIRRRDRALARLAPLATAWHTSISGSTEVLQISYTPNVQLMQNQPEQVQQAFLSQLQQRAVPEMYRGTTLVGPHRDEVELTINQTPARQYGSQGQQRTLVLALKLAELQLIEEVVKEPPLLLLDDVLAELDPSRQNQLLDTIQDRFQTLITTTHLSSFDAQWLNSSQILFVEQGKISTSNSIR
- a CDS encoding PEP-CTERM sorting domain-containing protein (PEP-CTERM proteins occur, often in large numbers, in the proteomes of bacteria that also encode an exosortase, a predicted intramembrane cysteine proteinase. The presence of a PEP-CTERM domain at a protein's C-terminus predicts cleavage within the sorting domain, followed by covalent anchoring to some some component of the (usually Gram-negative) cell surface. Many PEP-CTERM proteins exhibit an unusual sequence composition that includes large numbers of potential glycosylation sites. Expression of one such protein has been shown restore the ability of a bacterium to form floc, a type of biofilm.), producing the protein MILKKLVCATLLSTSAITSFIYAGSAHAIGFKVETGVAGPNGVTNQGAYSQFWQDSGVTTIDFNNGVAPTTGFAKYSFENGGSSSVRKDQWAPAGPNGEVNDTSYLAVFNGDKVTINLDSYLNYFGIDWGAISNNNTFSFYNGDTLIKSFTTQDVNTVAPISAAQHGGERNGYLHFYAESRNDLFNKIVISQASTDGGGFESDNHSFKIGNGRFKGFDPQSVPEPGMTLGMLAVGGLFLRQHKKQKLQSASKS